One part of the Dermacentor silvarum isolate Dsil-2018 chromosome 6, BIME_Dsil_1.4, whole genome shotgun sequence genome encodes these proteins:
- the LOC119455185 gene encoding testicular acid phosphatase homolog, producing the protein MKGRVPLLLLLSALQVWTIALTDRATASDVGRSDQLRLVHVAVLFRHGERASLTTFPGDPNQHYVWPMGRGQLTNRGRQTMWALGTWLRERYAHFLTYDVREVSARSSPVPRCFDSCAILLYGLYPVIDKGRQWKRGQDWQPVPITSPPDGTDKYATLCLPRFLDSLSALYAAEVPCSLVGEPSAKPPSSRTKTEPTTAAPRSFGTAGSLLDFVATVANVTDEPGVARFAAISRIVDALFVNHENGLPLPEWATKHLRQLGWLNEKLVEMIGKYQKDNMAGALLRDFVASMRPGYAAGGLTLTQGKDDTNTGPKVTLFSYHDMNVAGVILGMNGTLSGRPPYGAAVIIEVFTRSGASEATAERYVRLFYKASDQHATSIPVEGCADPCPLQKFDEVLQRKFEPVTRARCGWTEHQPLL; encoded by the exons ATGAAGGGCCGGGTtccgctgctactgctgctgtctGCGCTTCAAGTCTGGACGATCGCGCTGACTGACAGGGCCACGGCTTCAGACGTCGGTAGGAGCGACCAGCTGCGTCTAGTGCATGTGGCTGTACTGTTCCGTCATGGGGAACGCGCGTCGCTCACGACGTTTCCCGGAGACCCGAACCAGCACTACGTTTGGCCCATGGGACGCGGGCAGCTCACCAACAGGGGTCGCCAGACCATGTGGGCCCTCGGAACATGGTTGCGTGAGCGGTACGCGCACTTCCTCACCTACGACGTGCGAGAG GTGAGCGCCCGAAGCAGCCCCGTCCCCCGCTGCTTCGACAGCTGCGCCATCCTCCTGTACGGCCTGTACCCAGTCATCGACAAGGGACGACAATGGAAGCGCGGCCAGGACTGGCAGCCGGTGCCCATCACGAGCCCGCCAGATGGCACGGACAAGTACGCCACGCTCTGTCTGCCGCGCTTCCTGGACAGCCTGTCCGCGCTGTACGCCGCCGAAGTGCCCTGTTCTCTGGTCGGCGAGCCGTCCGCTAAACCGCCTTCGTCTCGCACGAAAACCGAGCCGACGACAGCGGCGCCGCGAAGTTTCGGTACCGCAGGCAGCCTACTCGACTTTGTGGCCACTGTGGCCAACGTCACCGACGAGCCCGGTGTGGCGCGATTCGCGGCCATTTCGCGCATCGTGGACGCCCTGTTCGTGAACCATGAGAATGGCCTGCCACTGCCCGAGTGGGCTACGAAGCACCTGCGCCAGCTCGGTTGGCTCAACGAGAAGCTGGTCGAGATGATCGGAAAGTACCAGAAGGACAACATGGCGGGCGCCTTGCTCAGAGACTTCGTGGCAAGCATGAGACCCGGATATGCCGCCGGCGGCTTGACGCTCACGCAAGGAAAGGACGACACTAACACGGGGCCTAAGGTGACGCTTTTCTCGTACCACGACATGAATGTCGCCGGCGTCATTCTGGGCATGAACGGCACGTTGAGTGGCAGGCCTCCCTACGGAGCCGCCGTCATTATCGAAGTGTTCACTCGGAGCGGCGCTTCTGAGGCGACCGCCGAAAGATACGTCAGGCTCTTTTACAAGGCGAGCGACCAACACGCGACGAGCATTCCCGTCGAGGGCTGCGCCGACCCGTGTCCACTGCAGAAATTCGACGAAGTCCTGCAGCGCAAATTCGAGCCGGTGACCAGGGCACGATGCGGTTGGACCGAGCACCAGCCTCTTCTCTAA